The Alphaproteobacteria bacterium genome contains a region encoding:
- a CDS encoding homoserine dehydrogenase gives MTTALKVGLAGLGTVGASVVRLIEQQRAALTQRCGRPIEIVAVTARSKSKDRGVDLKKIRWVSDPLALARDPAIDVFVELMGGAGDPAKSAVEAALKSGKHVVTANKALLAKYGVKLAALAEKHHVALNFEAAVAGGIPIVKTLREGLVGNKLARIYGILNGTCNYILTRMEREGLSFADCLKDAQRLGYAEADPAFDIEGHDTAQKLSILASLAFGVRVDPAAIYVEGISSIAPEDLSWAEELGYRIKLLGVAVDTGRGIEQRVHPTMVPRDSAIAQVMGVTNAVTVDADAVHAITLVGPGAGGMATASAVVADIGDIARGVRTPPFGRATDRLAASRKAPMQRHEGGYYIRLLARDRPGTAATIARRLAQQGISLESIVQRHSGTQGGTKPDKTAGPVPVILITYATTEDAVRRALAAVKRDRVISGAPQVIRIEKN, from the coding sequence ATGACGACGGCGCTGAAAGTAGGGCTTGCCGGTCTCGGCACGGTCGGTGCATCGGTGGTGCGCCTGATCGAGCAGCAGCGCGCGGCACTGACGCAGCGCTGCGGGCGGCCAATCGAGATCGTCGCCGTGACCGCGCGGAGCAAGTCGAAAGACCGCGGCGTCGACCTCAAGAAAATCCGCTGGGTTTCCGACCCGCTCGCGCTGGCGCGCGATCCCGCGATCGACGTCTTCGTCGAACTGATGGGCGGGGCCGGCGATCCGGCCAAGAGCGCCGTCGAAGCCGCGCTCAAGTCCGGCAAGCACGTGGTGACCGCCAACAAAGCGCTGCTCGCAAAATACGGTGTCAAGCTCGCGGCGCTCGCCGAGAAACATCACGTCGCGCTCAATTTCGAGGCGGCTGTTGCGGGCGGCATCCCGATCGTCAAGACCCTGCGCGAAGGGCTCGTGGGCAACAAGCTCGCGCGCATCTACGGCATTCTCAACGGCACCTGCAATTACATCCTCACCCGGATGGAGCGGGAAGGGCTGTCGTTTGCGGATTGCCTGAAGGACGCGCAGCGGCTCGGCTATGCGGAGGCCGACCCGGCATTCGACATCGAAGGTCACGACACCGCACAGAAACTCTCGATCCTTGCGAGCCTTGCCTTCGGCGTCCGGGTCGATCCGGCCGCGATCTATGTCGAGGGGATTTCCTCGATCGCGCCAGAGGATCTCAGCTGGGCCGAAGAGCTCGGCTATCGGATCAAGCTGCTCGGCGTCGCCGTCGACACGGGACGTGGCATCGAGCAGCGCGTGCATCCGACCATGGTGCCGCGGGATTCCGCCATCGCGCAGGTGATGGGCGTGACCAACGCTGTGACGGTCGACGCCGATGCGGTGCACGCCATCACGCTGGTCGGCCCGGGTGCCGGCGGCATGGCGACCGCGTCGGCGGTGGTCGCGGACATTGGGGACATCGCGCGGGGCGTGCGCACACCGCCGTTCGGCCGCGCCACGGATCGCCTCGCGGCGAGCCGGAAAGCGCCGATGCAGCGCCATGAAGGCGGCTACTACATCCGCCTCCTGGCGCGCGACCGGCCCGGCACCGCGGCCACGATCGCGCGCAGGCTCGCTCAACAGGGCATTTCGCTTGAATCGATCGTGCAGCGGCACTCCGGCACGCAGGGCGGCACCAAACCGGACAAGACGGCGGGGCCGGTTCCTGTCATCCTGATCACCTACGCGACCACCGAGGACGCGGTGCGCCGGGCCCTTGCGGCGGTGAAGCGGGATCGGGTGATATCGGGGGCGCCGCAGGTCATCCGCATCGAGAAGAATTGA
- a CDS encoding LL-diaminopimelate aminotransferase produces MDEFHRIRRLPPYVFEQVNKAKLAARNAGADIIDLGMGNPDLPAPAHVLDKLKEVAGKPRTDRYSSSRGIPGLRKAQASYYGRRFGVKLNPDTQVVATLGSKEGFANVAQAISAPGDIVLCPNPSYPIHAFGFLMAGGVIRSVPAEANEDYFHALERAVIHSIPKPLAVVVCYPSNPTAHVANLDFYKDLVAFAKKHGLFILSDLAYAEVYFDEKNPPPSVLEINGAMDVTVEFTSMSKTFSMPGWRMGFAVGNERIIAALARVKSYLDYGAFTPIQAAAVAALNGPENCITDMRATYKKRRDVLVDTFTRAGFPVPAPAASMFAWAPLPEAFREMGSLEFSKLLVEKAEVAVSPGVAFGEHGEGYVRIALVENEQRIRQAARNIRRFLDTGLEKLHNVVPLATRR; encoded by the coding sequence ATGGACGAGTTCCACCGCATTCGGCGTCTGCCGCCCTATGTTTTCGAGCAGGTCAACAAGGCCAAGCTCGCGGCACGCAATGCGGGCGCCGACATTATCGATCTCGGCATGGGCAACCCGGACCTGCCCGCCCCGGCGCATGTGCTCGACAAGCTCAAGGAGGTCGCCGGCAAGCCGCGCACTGACCGGTACTCGTCGTCACGCGGCATTCCGGGGCTGCGCAAGGCGCAGGCGAGCTACTACGGCCGGCGCTTCGGCGTGAAGCTCAATCCCGACACGCAGGTGGTCGCGACGCTCGGCTCCAAGGAAGGCTTCGCCAACGTCGCGCAGGCGATCTCGGCGCCGGGCGACATCGTGCTCTGCCCGAACCCGAGCTATCCGATCCATGCCTTTGGCTTCCTGATGGCGGGCGGGGTGATCCGCTCGGTTCCGGCAGAGGCGAATGAGGACTATTTCCACGCGCTCGAACGCGCCGTCATTCATTCGATCCCGAAGCCGCTCGCCGTCGTCGTCTGCTACCCGTCAAACCCGACCGCGCATGTCGCGAACCTCGACTTCTACAAGGACCTCGTCGCCTTCGCGAAAAAGCACGGCCTGTTCATCCTGTCGGACCTTGCCTACGCGGAGGTCTATTTCGACGAGAAGAACCCGCCGCCGTCCGTACTGGAGATCAATGGCGCAATGGACGTCACGGTCGAGTTCACCTCGATGTCGAAGACGTTCTCGATGCCGGGCTGGCGCATGGGATTTGCGGTCGGCAACGAACGCATCATCGCGGCGCTCGCGCGCGTGAAATCGTACCTCGATTACGGCGCGTTCACGCCGATCCAGGCCGCGGCGGTCGCCGCGCTCAATGGGCCCGAGAACTGCATCACCGACATGCGCGCCACCTACAAGAAACGCCGCGACGTGCTGGTGGATACGTTCACCCGCGCAGGCTTTCCGGTGCCGGCGCCGGCGGCCTCGATGTTCGCCTGGGCGCCGCTCCCTGAGGCGTTCCGCGAGATGGGCAGCCTCGAATTCTCCAAGCTGCTGGTCGAGAAGGCCGAAGTTGCCGTGTCCCCCGGCGTCGCCTTCGGCGAGCACGGCGAGGGCTACGTGCGCATCGCGCTGGTGGAGAACGAGCAGCGCATCCGCCAGGCGGCGCGCAACATCCGCCGCTTCCTTGATACCGGGCTCGAAAAGCTGCACAACGTCGTCCCTCTCGCGACGCGGCGCTAG